One segment of Acropora muricata isolate sample 2 chromosome 8, ASM3666990v1, whole genome shotgun sequence DNA contains the following:
- the LOC136926400 gene encoding uncharacterized protein produces the protein MKGRVIIFSITGCPFCMRAKDKMQKLGIEYMDINLDTYPERRGEAKKRSGRNTVPQIFFNNKHIGGFDDFDKLTESELQDLIREVEENPAPADAPEPPAPKPDDDKDKYADDVEFSCELDEYAQLVKDFKDSGIIRDRRKGLIHSYKNSFLGKEAVEWLMTSKKVDREKAIEMCRQLVERNFGHGVEKGKETEFKDDDSVYRLLEDDESTALNSGMSSVCEPRPAPEVAEELRRLILTLYSKFLSKDGRGVDYVAMGESEDFKAYIKHTAELQRVKLEGMTREETLAFFINIYNALVIHANVVRGPPVNLWQRYKFFNTICYIIGGFPFALNEIENGILRSNRKAIGAVTRPYSKNDPKLKIALPAPEPKIHFALVCGAKSCPPIKTYTSSGIDEELSLAAEAFLEGEDGCVLNMQKKEIRLSKIFQWYKEDFGSSNEEVVRFVLAHMGKGKKKDLLEELLLGGMFKVTYMKYNWDLNSKH, from the exons ATGAAGGGACGAGTTATAATTTTCTCTATCACTGGTTGTCCGTTTTGCATGCGAGCCAAGGATAAAATGCAGAAACTCGGCATAGAATACATGGATATCAATTTGGACACTTACCCAGAGCGTAGAGGCGAAGCGAAGAAACGATCGGGTAGGAATACTGTGCCGCAGATATTCTTCAATAACAAGCACATTGGTGGGTTCGACGACTTCGATAAACTG ACTGAGTCTGAACTTCAGGATTTGATCAGGGAAGTAGAGGAGAATCCTGCACCAGCAGATGCCCCCGAGCCTCCTGCTCCCAAACCTGATGATGATAAGG ATAAATATGCTGATGATGTTGAATTTAGTTGTGAATTGGATGAGTATGCCCAGCTTGTTAAAGATTTCAAAGACAGCGGGATCATCAGAGATCGCCGAAAAGGGCTGATCCATAGTTACAAAAACTCCTTCTTAGGAAAAGAGGCTGTGGAATGGCTTATGACCTCCAAGAAAGTAG ACCGAGAGAAAGCGATAGAAATGTGCCGTCAGCTTGTGGAGCGGAACTTTGGACACGGCGTGGAGAAAGGCAAAGAAACAGAGTTCAAAGATGACGACAGTGTGTATCGTCTGCTCGAAGATGATGAATCAACAGCTCTTAACTCGGGTATGAGCTCTGTGTGTGAGCCTCGACCAGCCCCTGAGGTGGCAGAAGAGTTGAGACGCCTAATCCTGACCCTGTATAGCAAGTTTCTGTCTAAGGATGGAAGG GGAGTAgattatgttgccatgggagAGAGCGAGGACTTTAAGGCCTACATTAAACACACCGCTGAATTACAACGAGTCAAACTGGAAGGAATGACAAGAGAGGAAACACTTGCTTTCTTCATCAACATCTACAATGCTCTTGTTATCCACGCTAATGTTGTCCGGGGCCCACCCGTCAATTTGTGGCAGAGATATAAG TTTTTCAACACCATATGCTACATCATTGGAGGTTTCCCCTTTGCCCTCAACGAGATTGAAAATGGCATTCTTCGATCGAACCGCAAGGCGATTGGTGCAGTGACCAGGCCATATTCTAAGAACGAcccaaaattgaaaatagcaTTGCCAGCGCCGGAACCCAAGATCCATTTTGCTCTTGTGTGTGGGGCGAAGAGCTGCCCGCCAATCAAAACATACACATCTTCG GGAATCGATGAGGAATTGTCTTTGGCTGCCGAAGCGTTCTTGGAAGGAGAAGATGGGTGCGTCCTCaatatgcaaaaaaaagag ATTCGGCTGAGCAAGATTTTCCAGTGGTACAAGGAAGATTTTGGCTCCAGCAATGAGGAG GTGGTTCGATTTGTTTTGGCTCATATGggcaaaggaaagaagaaagaccTTTTGGAGGAACTCTTGCTGGGCGGAATGTTCAAGGTCACCTACATGAAGTACAACTGGGACTTGAATTCCAAACACTAA